CTAGTTAGGCATAACAACTAATGGATTTTGGTTTTGCCCAACTTTTATGAATGAGACAATAATTGAtagattttggttttgaaatgaaaaataatctcatattttgtgataatcaagtgtcattcaactttctaaaaatCCTATCTTGCATTctagaacaaaacatatagacaCTAAACATCATTTTTTGTGCGATTATGTTAGCAAgggtaatattaaaattgaatttgttgatATAACTAATTAACTTGATGATATTTTTACCAAGCTGTTTGATAAAGATAGATTTTGCTTCATTAAAAGAGAGCTTTGGATGATTAATGCAAATCAATCAAGTACATATCTTTTTGAAGACTTCTAAAGAATGCTTGTGATGATGTACATGTTTTCTTGCTTGATTTGTAATGTGAATGTTTAATGCATGATGTTTGTATAAATTATCAATGTTTgtgattaattataaatgtttttacaTTTACATTTGCATAAACGCTTAATGcaaattcaaatgaaatcaGTTCAAACTTGTGCTCAAAGTTGGTAAAACCTCAAATCACATTGAATGTCCTTAAATTGGTAAAATATCCAAGATTCATGTCTTGAGGTGttttgatatttgtaaaattgaataattttctaAGAAAAGTGTTTTTCAAGCATGACACaaacattcttctttgggaaTGATCGTTCCAACATTTGACTCAAtcgaattttcaaaaattgtattaGAATACAAGTCAATAAAgactcatatttaaaataacacACCCGACATGctctattttttaatacttaaaattgttttaaaaggCATGACCAACTCTCCCTAATTGGAGTTGTTCATGTACGTGACTCTATAAATGGAAACTAGATGGTTTCTTTTAGTTTCCATGCATTCTTAAAACCCTAAGCCCATTAATTTCTCTTGATTGACTGCTTTTTCTCATCAAATCTCACGATTTCAATCATCATCTTGCATCAAGGATGACATTCATACCATCATTGGTCTCGGCTTCATCAATTATTACTTTAATCACCCTCAATTAAGTGTAGCCTGATGTTACTCAAGGGTTTTACTCCAAAATCAACTCCAATAGGTCCAAGAACAAAGATAACCATGACAATAGATACATCTTGCAACCAAAGAGTTCGAACTACTATTATGGTTCTATGATTGCAAATGATGAACATAATGATTGTTTAGAAGAAATTAGGCATAAAGATGTATATGTTGGTAGATGTGTTTACATGCAAATTTTGGAAGAAATTGGTATTGCAAATGAGTTTATGAagattgtaaataaaatgaaatgggggaaattatttttcaacaaatACGATGCATATAAAAATCTAGTTTGAGTTgtgtagttttctaaaattgaaaCTTGATGCAAGGGACAATATTTTAgattatacaataaattttagattGCATGGCGAATTTAGTTACTTCTGATAAGCTTTCTGAGTGGTTAGAGTCTTATTGTGAAGACATGTTGAATGTGCCTTCGACTTTTACTCAGACTAGAGTGTGGGCCGATTTGGGAGAAAGAAAAACTTATCATTCACATACCTCTAAATTGACCAAATTGGAAGAACCTGTTTATAGAGTTCTTCATTGGATCATTTTTTATGACTTGAATACCTGTTAAGAGTCAAATGGGCAAATCTCAATTCAAGATTTGAAATTGATGTTTACTACCATGATTGAGATTCGGGTAGACACAACATGATGGTTGATTTGCCAAATATATTACATTAGGAATGATAGGTTTGCTAGTCACTTTAGGATGTTGATTTCATTATCTGTGGTGCAACTAGGATTGAAATTAGATAAAGAAGATTCTAAGCacaaaatcaagttaaaaaagaGTGAAGAAAAAACCCTTTTAGTAAGATAAACTCCCTAGTTAGGATGgagttattaaaaaaagaatgacaATGATGACTATAAATTTAGACCATAAAAGCTGAAGAGACAAAGGGTAATTAATGACCAAGAAGAAAAAGCCCCTTTAGTAAGATAGACTTCACCTCCTTTTGAGAATGTATCGAGCTATGATCAAATAATTCCAAAAGCTACCTAAATGCCTCAAGCTAATCAAGATTTTGTAGCTCTTCTTATTCCTCCCAACTATGACATTCTAAAGGCAAGCTTTCAAGTTGAGAAAAGGTTAAGATGGGATGATTCATGTGAGGATCCTTTCTACCAAATTAATTGTCAATTCTAGCACTAGATGGAATTCATGGGTAAAGGATTCCACACCATTAATCTTTGGTTAGAAACCTTGGAAAACCAAAATTGGGAACATGGGGTAACTTTAGATTATTTGAAAGATATAGCCACCTCGATGGATGCGAGGCAATATCAAGCAACTCAGGCAGTTGAGCAGTGTTGAAAACAGTCGTGATAATCATATtgcatttcatttctttctttttttttttttttttgctttatgtTTTCTCACATGCATAAGTTTCATTTTAAGACACATGATTATATCATGACAACTTTGCATAGttgtcaaattttattcatGTTAATGATAGATGTTAgatgattattttctttttctctttgcaTACAAATTTGGAACTTAAAACTTGGATGGTTATTCTTATAAGTTGATGCTTTTAATGCCTTGATGATCATATTTAAAGTTGATGTCTTTAATGTTTGGATGCTTATTAATGCTTGTATGATATTGTTGGTATGCTTTGCTCTTGAAACTTGATTGGGTAAGGTTGACAAAGGTGTGAGGTTGGGAAGGAGTGATTGAATTGCCTTGAGTTGATGTATATTGGAAGTGCTTTCTCTGATATTTGATTGATAACAAAAggggggaaaaaagaaatataggGGAAACTATGTCAAAATTTTTCCCAAATTGTGAAAATGTGCAAAATGAACTTGTTTAAAGGATTGGTAATGCATTTTGTTCAAAAATATTTCAGTAAGACTTACAGAAATGGGGAGTAAACTTAATgttaaaatacatttttttccactttaatttttataatttaaacttagtttttgttatcaataaaaaataggaagattttaaacatataagtgttttgataatgataaaaaagtaaattaaaagtGCTAACATGCCCGAAGAATGtgtaaaatattacaaaatggataaagtgtgaaaaatacaagtttaaaCTTTGAGAACAACTGGCTCATCAATGGCATGCCTGACAcatgaagaaaaataagttgTTCATGAAGTCATGTCATATGTCATTCCTTAACCGTGCATGCCTCTGGAATTTGAGCCATATTCAAAATGGTCATGTCCAATTATTCCATTCAAGTAGCTGCTCATGCCAGACCATTTCTAAGACAAGCACAAAGAGGGCATCTCAATACTGGGCAAGCTTCCAAGGGGTTCAAGTCTGGTCAACACATGAAAGAGTTAACCATATCATGTCAACCATTCCAGAAGACTTGTGTTGTTCGTACTTAAACATTTGTGAATAGAGCTAAGGAAGAAGATCATTTTAGCAAGCTGAACTAAAAGTCAAGAATTATTGTACCGACCGTGCTAATGGATGGTCAATTGTTCCTAGTGTAAAAACAAGGCATTAAACAAGTCGTCCAACATCCCGACTTCAGTGTCATGCTTGCTTCtagaattttcaaaagttaaagtCTTGAAAAGGATGTTAACCATTCTATATCCATGTCAACTGTTCTTCAAGTGGGCAAACAATTAAAGCTGACCATTGGAAATTCTAACCGAGGTTGACCTTTAGTCGTAAAACATGGTATCGACCATGACATTTAAATAAGTCACTTGTTTCGAcataattttaagagtaaaatttcACTTTCAGATGTCAAAtggttagtttttcaaacccaaTGATATTATTACGGTTTCAACCATACTAAACCTATAAATTGAGCTATTTTGAAGTGAAGAAAGGTTAGAAAAACTCATTGATATATTCTTAAGTGGAAATCCTTCAATGCTCATTCactctttttctctcattaagCCAAACTCAAATACTTGAGAGAACTATTGTGTTTATCTTGTATTTTTCAACCTTTGTGAGGTATTTAGTACTCAAAActtcatttcaaaaatatttcaaaaacttgtGGGTGAAATTTTGTATCAACTATTGTATTAGACATAATCCTGAACAAactaagtataaaaaatattttaaagtgaTAAAGAAACTCCAAGATGGTTTGTTTGGAGAAGTAGATATAGAAGGTTTATAAGAGAACGCTCTGAATCACTATAAACTGAGCTTTCTTATCCCTTAACTTATAACTTTAAgcttatttgtatttatatttattgttggttgtttgagttttaatttgtgtattaattttttaaataacctattcaccccctttaggttttttttaatccatTCAGTGGGTTTTTTAGTATCAATTCTCTCTTGTCATCTCTCTACAACTACCACTAACCTATTTTCCTTGCAATCAAAACTCAATCGTTTCTTTGCCAAACGCATCATAGTTGCCATTACCTATAGGGAGGTAAGAAAGAGGATAATGATAGGTAAGAAAGTTTAGATACGGGTGACTACCTATAGGGAGGAAAGAATCAAGTATGTGGTTGTTAAGGGTGACTGATCATGGGGAGGAAAGAATCAAGGATGTGGTTGTTACTCAATCTATTGGTTtaaaaaaggaaggaaaagattgcattagtaaaattttaaatattttttaatcatttttttaagttctatataaataagagtagtgttatgtacacaattttgtatataaataatgatatatcactatataaattatttacttttaaattagagataaaacaatatctaaacacataataatatgttattttttatatataaaattatgcatataatttgtatacttagttgtataatttaaacaatttttttttttttcaaatttaaaaggttaaaaatgattgtttcatcaaacttcctataagaaataattattcGGCCAAATagaattatgattttgttttgatcCAATTCGAATAGAATTGATATTGGGCATTTACAATGAGGATGCATGAACCACCCCTTGCTAATCACCAAAGATTAATAGCCTTGGCTCCTTGGCTACTTTGGCGGCTATTGATTAATTACTTTGATACTCCCATTAAACTTAGCAAATATAGCATTCAATATGAGTTCCCCCACCCCTGCAATTGTGAACTATCAACTTCTTTTTGCTTGAAATActctatataaaattaatgaataccTAATTAAGGGTTCCcacaatataagaaataataaaagataaaaatcccATAATAAATGCTTAGATTTAAATATGTGGGAGAAAAAGATTGAGGTAACCGTGAATATTTTCACATGGAAAATGTACGGTTTAGGGTTGCCGCATGGACCATCCGATGTTGATAGCTTAACAACACAGACAGTAACCTCCTCCTACAACACTACAATATAATCACCCTCTTATTAGCTAGTTTTCACCGGACCTTAACCTTATTCTTATCAACCCTCTCTTCTTCTTattggttttttattattattttttttaattttaattaatatttactatatAAGTTGTATTTAACGTCTTAAGTAACTTCCTGTAGATATATTCTTATCCTCCTCTTCACTCAACCCTCCCTCattcctttctctcttttttatctCTTCGATTTTGTTGCTTCTCTCTTTCATCTCTCTCCTCCTCTTTTTTCTTCTACAATCTGTTCTTTTTCTAGAGGTTTGTTAATGGcgattgtgtttttttttattaatttttccgCTTCTTGCTgagttgataattttgaatgaatGATTGGACAGGAGAACTCAACTGGGAGATGGCAGACTGCAACAGAGCCCAAGAATTCTATTCTTCCCCAGAGGTACAACAAACGCAGAAACTCCATtgatttttacataatttatgtatatatatatttgttcaaTATATATGacttgatataatatttttgcaaaacatatatatatatatatatatatataataataatgataggaTTTCGGGTTGCTGGCCTCGGCCATCAAAAGCCGTAGCATTTACCTGATGGCAGAACTAACTGTCCTGATTGCAGGATTTGGTGCACGTGTATCATGGCGTGTCACACgacaacaattttattttttttcaaattttttaaccgAATTTTACTTAATCGGTGGAATTTGGTTGCAAGATATTTTGTTGATGTTTTAATCCAATTATGGTTTAGAGGTGATCCCATGTGCACTTCTCTATGAGAAAAAGGGATGCTGGTCCCTACATCCAACGGCTAGTATTTTGCTACGTCTTCGTATGCGTTATTCAACGGTAAAAGCTGCGCCAGAATATTCTTCGAAATGTCGGCAGCCGACTGTTGTTGTATTTGTAGAAAGTTAGACCTAACCAACTAAACCATGATACGTGTCAAATTTTGCCACCTATACATTGAAACGTGGTCGTCCAGTTCTATTTCTTAACTAGATACTTTGGTTTGTTTAGTTTAGATAGTTTGaattagaataaattttttatttattttattcgaAAGCAGGAAACAATGGAGAAGAAGTATGGCGGCCTTGTTCCCAAGAAGAAGCCTTTAATTTCCAAGGTAAGTAAAAGTTTAGCCTTCAAGAACTGCATAACATAGTGCTGAGTAATTGATTCATTTTGTACTGGGTATATACAGGACCATGAACGTGCCTTCTTTGATTCAGCAGATTGGGCATTATGCAAGGTAAAATTGTTGTCAATATGTAGCTGATTTGTCCCCTTATTTTGAAGTTATACCTTTACTGGAAATGGGTTTTGAATTTGGAACAGCAAGGCGCCGGAGTGAACCAGAAATCTACAGTGGCAATAGAGACTCTGAGACCAAAACTCCAGGTATTATCATAGTCTAAATGTTGTTTTTATGTGCCAGAACAACTTAACCTAATTGTGTAATTTTCAGAGAACTCCGCACCAACAACTGCCACCCAGAAGACCGGCTTGCACATCTGGTCAAGATAACCACCATGTGAGTGTTACATTTGATTTTGATCATTTCAATAAAGAGTAGTACTATGATACAAATAATAGacacaaatttatgtataaacaacGATATATGTAGGTGCAgttttatctttgattcaaaatcccttaattacataataactcATTATCTTTTCTGTACAAGTTTGTAtctattatttgtacatatagttttattaattgataaaacatCTGAACATTTGAAGATTCTTCAATGTGTTAGTAATTTGAGCTGTGCTTATAATTCTGCAGGGAGAGTAGTAGATTGAATGATTTGGTGCGGGAAGTGCTTATTATGGGATGATATAAGCAGTTCAATTCATAAAATTGTACACATAACAATTGTCCTTTGAATTGGTATTGGTATTGGTATTGAATAAAGGCATTTTGGTTATgcgaaaaaaaaattttaaattgtggACTGTTCAAGTCTTTCAATTTTCCTATCCATATAGGGATGCTTTTAATTGcatttacttatatttatacGGTAAAACATGTTGAAATCCAAATGTAACACAAGATAAAGTGAGTATTAAACTAGTGATTTCCTCCTATTTATTGTTGTATAATCCTTTCTTTTCCCACGACCTCTTTCAAAACAGTTCTTTTTCGATTCAAAACTCTAAACACTTTTTATGTACTTTCATTGGGCCGTGATTGCTGCCCATATATGTTGTTGGGCTAGTCACAAAAATGCTACAATGTAAATCCAATACCTAGATGctcaaaatataaaactttttagttggtaatattttattttattattaaaaataaaatatttttattaaataataattttatttgtgtaataataataaaatttaataaaaagaaaaatatttaaatttttgataattataaaagaaaaattagatttacaCCAAAAGAGGAAGTTCCCGATCTGCTAGAGAACGGCAGGaatgatttattaaaacaaacaaTGATTTTTTTGCTCTTCTTACCCGTACAACTTCAATCTCTTCCCTAAAATCCTCTTCAACTATAAAATTTTCACAAGCTAAGCCTGCCTCCACAGATTTGGCAATGCCATCAGAGCGACGTGCGGCCAGATCAAGCATTTTCCACTACCCAAAAAAACATCATGAGGCCAGATCTGGCTTCATTGCTAACTTGGACAATGACGTGACTGGATCTGGCTTCGATTAGTGTCAAAAAAGTGGTGCGAGGCTATAGATTATGTCGTCCGCTGCTTTGCTTGTGGGCAAAAGGTTCAAATCTGGGCTTGCAGTTCGACGACCGTGGCTGGGTAGCGGGGAAAAAGAGAAGAgagggcaaaaaaaaaaaaacaagatagagcaaaaaataataaaaaagagcatgtatttttgtataaatatataaattatatatttttatataattgaatgttaattttttaataatttaaaattatataattatttaataatatataaacatatttaaaatggatatacacaattctattattaaaaaaacataaaaaagatagaattctattattaaaaaaacataaaaaagatagaatggtaatataacaaataatatatgttgACTCGGATAAgagttatttaaaatatttacgTCTTTATGAACTCATTTGACGGAAAATAAAAACAagctataaaatataaatgggaCAAATTAGCATTTATATGTTtcaattataacaataatctgtatgaaccaaaattaaattttcttgatacaactaaaaattttaggatgaaaacaaaagaactaaaactaaaatattaattgGGATGGAAAGATAGAATTTTTTACAAACTTGATGATAGACATTTTAAGAAATAAGAAAGTATTAAGTTTGTATGATATATGGAGAAATATAGTTGTTTATATAGTGAATCAGTTGTTACTGATTGCTACTActtgtaaaatcaaatttttgtccacttgttcaattatattaaaatttaagaaagtaCCAAATGTATTAGATGTAGTACACAACTTAACTTTTTTAAGTATCAACTGGATATCATATAAACATTGTGATCACAAAGTGTGCATAAAATGATACATTCATGATTTGTCAAAAGTCTTCACaactaggataaaaaaaaacaaaataaattaggaTTCCTTATAAGTGAAAAGCCTAAGTTACCCTTTATAAAAGTTCAAAATTaatgtttgttaaatttgtaattattataggattaatatcatttacacccataaagtataaataacttacattttcttttattaacttaACAATTTGTTACTTATAttcaattggaaaaaaaattaaaacccttgCTCAAAATCCAACCAATCCCAAATCCATAATAACACTTATTACAATTGAAATTAGGGTTGAAATCTCACTGAAAGCTTCGAtcaatcaaaaccaaaattacATTAGAATGGTGTAATTTTAGTGGGACTGCACCGAAATGATGAGATTTTAGATGGAACTGATAGTGCATTTCTTGTTTAATCGCATCATTTTGGCAAGATTTCAATTGTCGAAGCAAGGGTGAAAATGTATTTGATAAAGTTTTGGGggttttatttatctataataaaCACCGAAAGTTATGAAGgctatttttgtcttttttaatatgtatatcttaaaaatttactaatttcaCTAACAATGTTTGACAGAAGgcgagaaaatgttatttttcaactttaaggGTAGGAATATCATTTGACATAAATAGGATGGGAAATAGTTAGTTCTCCATTGAATAATTGTAATCCCATCAAGTACCTCCTATTGGTATTATTAcctttttaagaaattttattcttatattaggTTGTGCTTGGGCTTAAAGATctggccatatatatatataacgaTCAATTGatggaaattttaattatttaaattcattaaagatTTCACCCAAATTAGGAGTTCAAGTTAGACTAAGATTAGGGTTAGATAAGTTACCTATATAAAGCACCTTCCACTCAAGGATTAAGACTTTTTGTAACACCCCTCTAGAAGTATTGCCTTCTAGAGGAAGATTGTAATGCCCATAGGTAAACCCAAAGACATTTTAGTTTTTCCCCTTACCTTTAAATTATGTACTTGAATTTTTAGTGTGATATACGCCTATGCATAGGGGTATACATGCTTGTGTattgtcataaaaaatttaaattatagataagaTTGTGATTGTGACAAAATCAGCGATTGTCTTAGTTGTGTAACAcgatacacgaccatgtatagTAAATACATGCTTGTGTGTCATGTCCAAACAGCAAAATAAAAACACGACTGAAcctaatttctcttatttttttcatatatagttGCACCATAGTAGAGAGAGAGCAATGAGAGGTGAGCACTTTAGGTGTTAGAGAAGTCATCGATTGCCAGAGGAATGCTAGAAGACTGTATGGTGCCTCATTGGTTGCTTTTCTCTAAAATATGTGTATGTTTTAGTTTATGGCTGAAAAATAAGGATTAGTGGATGATATTGAAGAACTAAATCCATATATTTGAACGAGATGTGTTAGGTTCTTGAATTAATACTACTATAG
Above is a genomic segment from Mangifera indica cultivar Alphonso chromosome 3, CATAS_Mindica_2.1, whole genome shotgun sequence containing:
- the LOC123210676 gene encoding uncharacterized protein LOC123210676; the protein is MADCNRAQEFYSSPEETMEKKYGGLVPKKKPLISKDHERAFFDSADWALCKQGAGVNQKSTVAIETLRPKLQRTPHQQLPPRRPACTSGQDNHHGE